A window of Candidatus Binatus sp. genomic DNA:
TCTCAATTGATGGGCGTGGTGGAAGTGGACGAAACCTATATCGGCGGTAAAGACAAGAATCGCCATTGGGACAAAAAGAAACATATGAAAGGCGGATGGGATAAGACGCCCGTCATCGGCGCGATCTCGCGCAAGGGTAACGTAGTCTGCAAGATGATCGAGCGGGCCGACGTGCCGACGATGAGCCGATTCGTCGCCGAAGCAGTCAGTAAGAAGGTTCAACTGGTCGCGACCGATGAGCACAGCGGCTATCAGTACTTGGATCGCTGGCAGGGTTTGCCCCATCAGACCGTACGGCATGGGCAAGGCGAGTATGTGCGTGGGATTGTCCACACGAACAACATCGAATCGTTCTGGTCTCTGCTCAAGCGCGGGATCGTTGGGACGTACCACAACGTCAGCAAGAAATATCTGCCACTCTACCTGAACGAATTTCAGTGGCGCTTTAACAACCGCAAGAACCCCGACATTTTCAAGGCGGCAATAGCAGGATGCTGAGGCGACCGAACTGGCGGGCGCTTCTGCATCGCAAGCCCAGAAAACCGGAGCCACTATCATTGCCAATGAATTCCCCACACGAAGAGCAGTGTAAGGCCGATACCGAGCGCAAACCCTATCAGTATGAATTGTTCAGGGCTTAAAAAATGACCCCCGAAACTGGAATCGCCGTTGCCACCGCCCTTGGTTCCTTTATCCTTGCTGTAATTTTCTATAGGTCTCATTGGCTGTGGTCTCTGGTTTGCGTCTTGATCTTCGTCGGTGCTCTCAGCTAGACGATAGAAGTATCCACGTCTTGCTCGATGCCGAACTTCCCGACGGGGAAGATATGACTCCGAAGTGTCCCTACCTATGAACAAGAAATTAGACGACAAAACCATCGTCCTGCATCCCATGACTTTCGAGGAAACGCTGCGACGAATGCTGAAGACGCCGCCCGTGAATCCAGCAAAGCGGAAAAAACCGCACCGGAAGCGACAAAAATAAAATCGTTCACTTCTTCAAACCCTCTAATTCTCGAATATGTTGTACCTCAGCTTTTGTCGCAAGAATCGAAATTGCGACAAAGTGGCATCGACGAAATCTGCAATCCTTTAGCCAAATAACCCCTACTGGCGCAGCCCCTACTTCTGTAACCGTAAAAATATTGTCGAAGTCACCAACAAAGATGTTGTGTTGGATGTCATTTTCGCCAAGCCCAGCCAACACCACAGGTCCATAAATCCAACAATCTTCAAAAGTCCATCCTTCAATGACCGCAAAACCCTCAGCGCGAGGCGGCCCTATAAGTTCCGTTATGTAGAAACGCTTTCCTTCAAGGTGTGATTGTGATTTTTCGTCAGCACTCAATAAGCGGGGTTGGTTCTGCAAATTCTCATATAGGCGGTAACCAGACACTATAATCGCGAGCAAACACGCCAGGCTAAACAAGTACAGCCACGCGGGCGACTCATTTCGTGTCTTTTGGTCGTAAGTTACCCGCAATCGCGAAAGTTCGGGCCAAAACAGCAGTAGCGTGAACACTATTGGCAGCAGAATCACGATCGCTTGGGTATATGGGTGAGTTGGCATCACCACCCCCAACCAAAGCGTGAGACACCACACCGCAAAACTGATTGCGGCCCGTGCTCTTTCCGTTGCCAAGCCTTGCTTGATCGACTGCCAGTTAGTTGCCATCGACGGGTATAATGGCCCCCAACCGGCTCGGTGTCAAGTCCGTTATACTCGCCCAGCAAAGCGGGCGAGGCACAGAAGGCGGCGGGCCTGCTCTCCCGCAACAAAGGGGGCGAGGTATTAAGAGGCGGCTCCGGCGAGGTGCGATCGGGATGACGGAGTGGGGCGGACCGGTTCCGTGTCATCCCGAGTCGAAGCCCTGAGCGGAGTCGAACGGGGAGCCTTGCGACGAGGCGTGAAACCCGGATCCGGGATTCCTCGCTCTGAAGACGCCGCTCGGAATGACACGAACGTGCTGCTGGCGAAGCGCGATGCGGGTCAGCTCGTCGGCGGAGACGCCTCGCGATATTTCAAAAGCCGCGCGACGTCGAAGTTGAAGAGCTTGGCGGCGTTGAGGCCGAGAATTTTTGCGCGATCGGTTTCGCTCAGATGTCCCATCTGGCGCTCGATCGCTTCGGCGGAATGCGGCCATGAACCCTCGTGATGCGGATAGTCGTTCGACCAGAGGAAATTGTCGGCGAGATCGAACTGCGCGGTGAGGCCGAGGCCGGCGCGATCTTCCTGGAAGGCGACTGCGCCGTGCGCGCGGAAATATTCGCTGGGGAGCATCTTGAGTTTCGGATAGGCCCACATGTGATGCTTGACGTACGCCTCGTCCATCGCGTCGAGCGCCCACGGGAGCCATCCGATGCCGGATTCGATCGCGGCGAATTTGATTTTGGGAAAATGCTCGAGCACGCCCGAGGCGCATAGTGCGGTGACCGGCTCGATCACCTGCACGAGTGCGTGCGCGACGTAGTTCATCACGGCGCCGCCTTCGCGGCTGGCGCCGCGCGGATCGCGGCCGGTGCCGATATGAAAAGTGATCGGCAGGCCGGTTCCTCGATGATCGACCACATCGGATCGTAAACTTTCATGTTGTAGTTGGGATCGCGCGCTTCCTGCGAATTGAAGACGGGCTTGCAGGGGAGCGTGAGTCCGCGAAATCCCAATTTTGCGACGCGCGCGATTTCGGCGACGGAGCCTTCGATGTCGGCGGTGGCGAGCGCAGCCATCGGGGACATCCGATCGATGTGCGGGCCGAAGGTTTCCCACGCCCAATCGTTCCAGACACGGCACTGGGCCTGAGCGAATTGCGCGTCGGAGGTGGCCCACATGAAGAGGCCCTTGTTGGGGAAGATGACTTCGGCATCGACGCCGTCGCGGCGATCGTCGGCGAGGCGATCGGCGA
This region includes:
- a CDS encoding IS1595 family transposase, with protein sequence MTSLRQIHENYKTQDQCMELLISLRWPSGIECPRCGSRKVIRIKHRPWNWVCKSGAQVLDKETGQVFECKKGTGYRFSPLVGTVFENTNYPLPVWFEVIYLICQSKKGMSAMQVQRMLQENGRPTAYKTAFYICHRVRAMLDNDQFSQLMGVVEVDETYIGGKDKNRHWDKKKHMKGGWDKTPVIGAISRKGNVVCKMIERADVPTMSRFVAEAVSKKVQLVATDEHSGYQYLDRWQGLPHQTVRHGQGEYVRGIVHTNNIESFWSLLKRGIVGTYHNVSKKYLPLYLNEFQWRFNNRKNPDIFKAAIAGC